One stretch of Aquimarina sp. Aq107 DNA includes these proteins:
- a CDS encoding ABC transporter permease gives MKDRSIHILNFVGLGFFEPAIRLATGEETKKNLIALLKKVLLPILSVGLFLLLWHSGATYLYNVEKDARIEKALADQGEAAALEMRTCIESGDISCQPNTLPSPAQVWTAYKSLLADHAAISEKKSSFADKVAATNAKREEQGLAAITYTGRPSFVDQIFTSLKTVFAGFLLALFIAVPIGIMLGLSKTLRSSVNWLIQIFKPVSPVVWLLLVFMIVKTLTRGSDSDSSFIISFISVGLCSMWATLVNTSMGVSSVDKDYINVAKVLQLSVAQKVFKIILPSSFPLIFTGLRITLSVAWMVLIAIELLAQSPGLGSFVWEEFQNGANDSNSKIIVAMFVIGIIGFLLDRVMLTIQKFVTFTEETA, from the coding sequence ATGAAAGATAGGTCAATACATATTCTGAACTTTGTTGGGTTAGGTTTTTTTGAGCCGGCTATACGATTAGCTACAGGAGAAGAAACAAAGAAGAATTTAATCGCATTACTTAAAAAGGTATTATTACCAATATTGTCAGTGGGGTTGTTTTTGTTGTTATGGCATTCTGGTGCTACGTATCTTTATAATGTTGAAAAAGATGCTAGAATAGAAAAAGCGTTAGCGGATCAAGGAGAGGCTGCAGCATTAGAAATGCGAACTTGTATAGAATCTGGAGATATTAGTTGTCAGCCAAATACATTACCGTCACCTGCTCAAGTTTGGACTGCTTATAAATCACTATTAGCAGATCATGCAGCAATATCTGAGAAAAAAAGTTCTTTTGCTGATAAAGTTGCAGCAACCAATGCTAAAAGAGAAGAACAAGGTTTAGCTGCTATCACTTACACAGGAAGACCGTCGTTTGTAGATCAGATTTTTACAAGTCTTAAAACAGTTTTTGCTGGTTTTTTATTGGCTTTGTTTATTGCAGTTCCAATAGGTATTATGTTAGGGTTGAGTAAGACTTTAAGATCCTCTGTTAACTGGTTGATTCAAATATTTAAGCCTGTTTCTCCAGTTGTTTGGTTGCTGTTGGTTTTTATGATTGTAAAAACATTAACTAGAGGTTCTGATTCTGATAGTTCATTTATTATTTCATTTATAAGTGTTGGTTTATGTTCCATGTGGGCAACATTGGTAAATACTAGTATGGGAGTTTCTTCTGTTGATAAAGATTATATTAATGTGGCTAAGGTGCTTCAATTGAGTGTTGCTCAAAAAGTGTTTAAGATTATTTTACCATCATCATTTCCTTTGATTTTCACAGGCTTGCGTATAACATTGTCTGTGGCTTGGATGGTGTTAATTGCAATAGAGTTATTAGCACAAAGCCCTGGATTAGGTTCTTTTGTATGGGAAGAGTTTCAAAATGGAGCAAATGATTCTAACTCTAAAATTATTGTAGCCATG
- a CDS encoding MFS transporter — MDALGKSTTLNLLNFKNLSIRTFWITSIAFFLCFFSWFGIVPFMPDVVRDLGLTPDQKWNSIIVAVTGTVFARLFIGKMCDKYGPRICYTWLLMLGAIPVIILGLVQTPMQFIICRLFIGFIGASFVITQFHTSIMFAPNIVGTANATSAGWGNLGGGANRLGMPLIAAAVVSFGIAETEAWRYCMVIAGVVCFLMGIVYYFFTQDTPNGNYKELKVKGELPQSKKDEVSFLSAIKDYRVWILFVIYAACFGMELTVYGTMDDYLQNTFQLERVTAGNLVLSFALMNIFARTLGGFFGDRFGRLKGLRGRVLFLAVILAIEGVMLSLFSGMNGLTFGVVFLVGFSLSVQMAEGATFSVVPFINKKAIGSISGIVGAGGNVGAFVAAMVLKSKSAIAEKTAILDSQGMGEEAVSAAQAAASSQAVSEGYFLIGVFVVITAVISLAIKFSTEDEKAVQKEMKAIPVPN; from the coding sequence ATGGATGCCTTAGGGAAATCTACTACGCTAAATCTTTTGAACTTCAAGAATCTCTCAATTAGAACTTTTTGGATAACTTCAATTGCCTTTTTCTTATGCTTTTTTTCTTGGTTTGGTATTGTTCCCTTTATGCCTGATGTTGTTAGGGATTTGGGATTAACTCCTGATCAAAAATGGAATTCAATTATTGTTGCAGTCACAGGAACTGTATTTGCAAGACTTTTTATAGGTAAAATGTGTGATAAATATGGTCCTCGAATTTGTTACACTTGGTTATTGATGTTAGGTGCGATTCCTGTAATAATATTAGGATTGGTGCAAACTCCTATGCAGTTTATAATTTGTAGACTTTTTATTGGTTTTATAGGAGCTTCTTTTGTGATAACGCAGTTTCATACTTCGATTATGTTTGCTCCTAATATAGTAGGTACAGCGAATGCAACTTCTGCTGGATGGGGTAATCTAGGTGGCGGTGCAAATCGTCTAGGGATGCCATTGATAGCTGCAGCAGTAGTAAGTTTTGGTATTGCAGAAACAGAAGCTTGGAGGTATTGTATGGTAATAGCGGGAGTTGTTTGTTTTTTAATGGGGATTGTGTATTACTTTTTTACGCAAGATACACCTAATGGAAATTATAAAGAACTAAAAGTTAAGGGAGAGTTACCACAATCAAAGAAAGATGAGGTGAGTTTTTTGTCAGCTATTAAGGATTATCGCGTATGGATACTTTTTGTAATATATGCAGCTTGTTTCGGAATGGAACTTACGGTATATGGAACAATGGATGATTATCTTCAAAATACATTTCAGTTAGAACGGGTTACAGCTGGAAACCTAGTATTGTCTTTTGCATTGATGAATATTTTTGCTAGAACGTTAGGAGGTTTTTTTGGAGATCGTTTTGGTAGGTTAAAAGGGTTGCGAGGTCGTGTGTTGTTTCTTGCGGTAATACTTGCGATTGAGGGAGTAATGCTGTCTTTGTTTTCTGGAATGAATGGATTGACTTTTGGAGTTGTTTTTTTGGTAGGCTTTAGTCTTTCGGTTCAGATGGCAGAAGGAGCAACCTTTTCTGTAGTTCCATTTATAAATAAAAAAGCAATTGGTTCTATCTCAGGAATTGTAGGAGCTGGTGGTAATGTAGGTGCCTTTGTTGCTGCTATGGTATTGAAATCAAAATCGGCAATTGCCGAGAAGACTGCAATTTTGGATAGTCAAGGTATGGGAGAAGAAGCTGTAAGTGCTGCGCAAGCAGCTGCGTCTTCACAAGCGGTATCAGAGGGTTATTTTTTAATTGGTGTTTTTGTAGTGATAACTGCAGTTATTTCATTAGCTATAAAATTTTCTACAGAAGATGAAAAAGCCGTTCAGAAAGAAATGAAAGCTATTCCTGTGCCGAACTAA
- a CDS encoding alginate export family protein yields the protein MKNKLYFTILLLVLVFKGNAQELSIDADIRPRLEYLHGFGNLTPAGVDAAIFVQQRSRLKFGYTADKFSTYLSVQDVSVWGDTPQIAAADNNNSFSLAQAWINFKFGSGWSTKIGRQALSYDDQRILGGLDWAMQGRFHDAALIKYKNENGLKLDLGFSFNQNGVSRINTLFDPNNDGNARAVFDYKGMAYAWLHKDWAKFSGSFLFVNNSYQNLDTDGQTPIDGTVNRQTFGTHLVAKPAKGLKIALNLYAQTGKFTETVDLSAYNAGLEVTYKPGKTLFGIGGELLSGDDNGGTDGEITSFFPIFGTNHKFNGYMDYFYVGNHANSVGLQDIYAKAVIKTGKSSSLLAKLHYFSAAEDIAGTDDTYLGTELDLVFTQKILPYATLKIGYSQMFAGDSMEILKGVADPSGLQNWGWAMLVVKPNFLKWSPKPKQ from the coding sequence ATGAAAAATAAGTTATACTTTACCATACTATTACTAGTACTGGTATTTAAGGGGAATGCACAGGAATTAAGTATTGATGCAGATATAAGACCACGATTAGAGTATTTACACGGTTTTGGTAATTTAACTCCAGCTGGAGTAGATGCAGCTATATTTGTACAACAACGTTCTCGATTAAAATTTGGATATACTGCAGACAAGTTTTCTACATATCTTAGTGTACAGGATGTAAGTGTTTGGGGAGATACACCCCAGATAGCTGCGGCTGATAACAATAATAGTTTCTCACTAGCCCAAGCTTGGATTAATTTTAAGTTTGGCAGTGGATGGTCTACTAAAATAGGAAGACAAGCACTTTCTTATGACGATCAGAGAATACTTGGTGGATTGGATTGGGCAATGCAAGGAAGGTTTCATGATGCTGCATTAATCAAGTATAAAAATGAGAATGGTTTAAAACTAGATCTTGGTTTTTCTTTTAATCAAAATGGAGTAAGCAGAATCAATACTTTATTTGATCCTAATAATGATGGTAATGCAAGAGCTGTATTTGATTACAAAGGAATGGCTTATGCTTGGTTACATAAAGACTGGGCTAAATTCTCTGGGAGTTTTCTTTTTGTAAATAATTCTTATCAGAATTTAGATACCGATGGTCAAACTCCAATTGATGGAACTGTAAATAGACAAACCTTTGGTACACATCTAGTTGCTAAACCTGCTAAAGGATTAAAAATAGCTTTAAACTTATATGCACAAACTGGAAAATTCACAGAAACAGTTGATTTATCAGCATATAACGCCGGTCTAGAGGTTACCTATAAACCAGGAAAAACTTTATTCGGAATAGGTGGAGAACTGCTTAGTGGTGATGATAATGGAGGAACAGATGGAGAGATTACATCCTTCTTCCCAATCTTTGGAACGAATCATAAATTTAATGGATATATGGATTACTTTTATGTGGGGAATCATGCCAATAGTGTAGGACTACAAGATATCTATGCTAAAGCTGTGATCAAAACTGGTAAAAGCAGTAGTTTATTGGCAAAACTTCACTATTTCTCTGCTGCAGAAGATATTGCTGGAACTGATGATACATACTTAGGTACAGAACTAGATTTAGTTTTTACTCAAAAAATACTACCATATGCTACCTTAAAAATAGGATACTCTCAGATGTTTGCTGGAGATAGTATGGAAATTCTAAAAGGAGTTGCTGATCCTAGCGGATTACAAAACTGGGGATGGGCAATGTTAGTCGTAAAACCGAACTTCTTAAAATGGAGTCCAAAACCAAAACAATAG
- a CDS encoding CmpA/NrtA family ABC transporter substrate-binding protein, with the protein MTKLNFKIGIFLTAMTLLSCGGEKKKEIASSTTESKEEVSKLTIEKPQLTFGFIKLTDMAPLAIAKEKGFFEDEGLFVSVEAQSNWKNVLDRVIDGQLDGSHMLAGQPIAAGAGFGRQAELVTPFSMDLNGNGITVSNDVWSKMKPNVPKGEDGKPIHPITAESLKPVIDSYKNEGKAFKMGMVFPVSTHNYEIRYWLAAAGINPGMYSKDNIQGQIDADVLLSVTPPPQMPATLEAGTIYGYCVGEPWNQQAVFKGIGVPVTTNYDIWKNNPEKVFVMTKKFVEQYPNTATAVTKALIRAGKWLDTPGNRPEAVKILSMPEYVGADEVVLANSMTGTFEFEKGDKREMPDFNVFYRYDATYPFYSDGIWFLTQMRRWGQIPESKSAEWYDTTIKDIYRPDIWTKAAKLLVEEGHLEASELPKTDGYKPATTDFIDGNKYDAKDPIGYINSFGIGNKENVEGVSSIEK; encoded by the coding sequence ATGACAAAACTTAATTTTAAAATAGGGATTTTCTTAACCGCAATGACTCTTTTGTCTTGTGGTGGTGAAAAGAAGAAAGAAATAGCGTCTAGTACCACGGAATCTAAAGAGGAGGTGTCTAAACTAACTATAGAAAAACCTCAGTTGACTTTTGGTTTTATAAAGTTAACGGATATGGCTCCTTTAGCTATAGCTAAGGAAAAAGGTTTTTTCGAAGATGAAGGATTGTTTGTTTCTGTAGAAGCACAATCAAATTGGAAAAATGTATTGGACCGTGTAATAGATGGTCAATTAGATGGTTCTCATATGTTGGCAGGTCAACCTATTGCTGCAGGAGCTGGTTTTGGTAGACAAGCAGAATTGGTAACACCATTTTCTATGGATTTAAATGGTAATGGTATTACAGTTTCTAATGATGTTTGGTCTAAAATGAAACCTAATGTCCCAAAAGGAGAGGATGGAAAACCAATTCATCCAATTACCGCAGAATCTCTTAAGCCAGTAATAGACTCTTATAAGAATGAAGGGAAGGCTTTTAAAATGGGGATGGTGTTTCCGGTTTCTACTCATAATTACGAAATACGATATTGGTTAGCTGCTGCAGGGATTAATCCTGGAATGTATTCTAAGGATAATATTCAGGGGCAGATAGATGCAGATGTATTGCTATCTGTAACTCCGCCACCACAAATGCCTGCTACTCTTGAAGCTGGAACAATATATGGATACTGTGTAGGAGAACCTTGGAATCAACAAGCTGTTTTTAAAGGAATAGGTGTTCCGGTTACTACAAATTATGATATCTGGAAAAATAATCCAGAGAAGGTATTTGTGATGACAAAGAAATTTGTGGAGCAATATCCAAATACCGCTACAGCTGTTACTAAAGCATTGATTAGAGCAGGGAAGTGGTTAGATACTCCAGGAAATCGGCCAGAAGCTGTAAAGATATTATCAATGCCAGAATATGTTGGCGCTGATGAAGTAGTTCTAGCAAATTCTATGACAGGAACTTTTGAGTTTGAAAAAGGAGATAAAAGAGAAATGCCTGACTTTAATGTGTTTTACAGATACGATGCTACATATCCTTTTTATTCAGATGGTATATGGTTTTTAACTCAAATGAGAAGATGGGGGCAGATTCCAGAAAGTAAATCAGCAGAGTGGTATGATACTACCATTAAAGATATTTACCGTCCTGATATTTGGACTAAAGCGGCTAAACTATTGGTAGAAGAAGGTCATTTAGAAGCTTCAGAATTACCAAAGACAGATGGTTACAAGCCAGCAACTACTGATTTTATTGATGGTAATAAATATGATGCCAAAGATCCAATAGGATACATTAATAGTTTTGGTATTGGGAATAAAGAAAATGTGGAAGGTGTTTCAAGCATTGAGAAATAA
- a CDS encoding response regulator transcription factor: MVSIVLVDDHFLVRDGIRSLLEDEKQYEVIGEASDGREAIELVQSLCPDIVICDIRMPEMSGIDTVKELTALSVSSKTIMLSMHDSDEYILQSINAGADGYLLKDAGKEEFLKALSTVSKGNKYFSGDVSSILVKNLLKNSDEKVEEKALKPTIEGKKEKSNPFDLTKRENQILKLAVSGMTNKDIAAELDISKRTTEVHRFNLMKKMAVKNVLELSKKAREYEMIP; this comes from the coding sequence ATGGTAAGTATTGTATTGGTAGATGATCATTTTTTAGTTAGAGATGGAATTCGTTCACTTCTGGAGGATGAAAAGCAATATGAGGTTATTGGAGAGGCTTCTGATGGGAGAGAAGCTATTGAATTAGTGCAGTCGTTGTGCCCAGATATCGTAATATGTGATATAAGAATGCCAGAAATGTCCGGAATAGATACTGTAAAAGAACTTACGGCGCTATCTGTTTCTTCTAAAACAATCATGTTATCAATGCATGATTCTGATGAGTATATTTTACAATCAATTAATGCGGGGGCAGATGGATATCTGCTTAAGGATGCGGGTAAAGAGGAATTTTTGAAAGCACTGTCTACCGTAAGCAAAGGGAATAAATATTTTAGTGGAGATGTTTCTTCTATATTGGTCAAAAATTTACTTAAAAATAGTGATGAAAAGGTAGAAGAAAAAGCCTTAAAACCAACTATTGAAGGTAAGAAAGAGAAGAGTAACCCTTTTGACCTAACGAAAAGAGAAAATCAAATACTTAAGTTGGCAGTGTCTGGGATGACTAATAAAGATATTGCGGCTGAACTTGATATTAGTAAAAGAACTACAGAAGTTCATCGCTTTAACTTAATGAAAAAGATGGCGGTTAAAAATGTATTAGAATTAAGTAAAAAAGCCAGAGAATATGAGATGATTCCCTGA
- a CDS encoding type IV pili methyl-accepting chemotaxis transducer N-terminal domain-containing protein, producing MKKKSTTILLTILITLISNTYLTAQSNKYGTISYAKAINISGKQRMLSQKISKAYLLTAKGINDQSIKKELNSSKFIFEKQLQILTKNASSSSTKLSLKKVRTLWDDFKAIIASTPDAQNSLRIVKANTNLLKTCNDVVISIENSYNYNNQFFQNKNKDLAKTINISGRQRMLSQRLCLYYTATTMFKGDSPEYKKILNETYEKFDNTIGELLISSYNSTDIEEELGVVMSYWEKFQTNKNGLLNGDFTLQEMFATTNQLTKSFNKITNLYEDVANN from the coding sequence ATGAAAAAGAAGAGCACTACAATTTTATTGACAATCCTTATTACGCTTATATCAAATACTTATTTAACAGCTCAATCGAACAAATACGGAACTATTAGTTACGCGAAGGCTATAAATATCTCAGGAAAACAACGAATGCTATCACAGAAGATTTCTAAAGCATATTTATTAACTGCTAAAGGAATTAATGATCAATCGATAAAAAAGGAATTAAACTCTAGTAAGTTTATATTTGAAAAACAGTTACAAATACTTACTAAAAATGCCTCTAGCAGCTCTACAAAATTATCCTTAAAAAAAGTTAGAACATTATGGGACGATTTTAAAGCTATCATTGCAAGTACTCCAGACGCTCAAAATTCCTTAAGGATTGTAAAAGCTAACACCAATTTATTAAAAACCTGTAACGATGTAGTTATTAGTATAGAAAACAGTTATAACTACAACAATCAATTTTTTCAGAATAAAAACAAAGATTTAGCAAAAACAATAAATATATCAGGAAGACAGCGAATGCTATCACAGCGACTATGTCTATACTACACTGCAACTACTATGTTTAAAGGAGATAGTCCTGAATATAAAAAAATATTAAATGAAACTTATGAAAAATTTGACAACACAATTGGAGAATTATTAATAAGTAGTTACAACAGCACTGATATAGAAGAAGAACTAGGCGTTGTTATGTCGTATTGGGAAAAATTTCAAACCAATAAAAACGGTTTATTAAATGGTGACTTTACTTTGCAAGAAATGTTTGCTACTACAAACCAGCTAACAAAATCTTTTAATAAAATTACTAATTTATACGAAGATGTAGCTAATAATTAA